Sequence from the Blastocatellia bacterium genome:
CGTTGCCGCCGGTCGCCAGGGTTTTGCCGTCGGGAGAGAAGGCGACGCAATCCACCCAGCTCGCATGCCCCTTGAAAACGCCGAGCGCCTTGCCAGTGGTCGCATCCCACAGCCGCGCCGTCTTGTCAGAGCTTGCCGTCGCCAGCCATTTGCCATCGGGCGAGAACTTCGCCGAATTGGTCTGCTCGGTATGCCCTTTGAAGGACACCAGTTCATTGCCGTTAGCCACATCCCACAGCTTCACGCTGGTATAAGAAGTGACCGCCAATCGCTTGCCATCGGGAGAAAGCGCCAGGGACAGAATGGGAGCTGGACTATTTGTCAACGATCCAATCTCTCTGCCGGTGGCGGTGTCCCAGACCTTCACCGTACCGTCGTGACTCGCGGTAAACAATCGCCTGCCATCTAGCGAGAAGACCACGGCATTCACCCGCTGTGTGTGGCCGACGAGTGAAGCGATCTCCGCGCCGGTCTCGGCATCCCAGAGCTTTGCTGTATTGTCGCCGCTCGCGGTAGCCAGCCGCTTGCCGTCAGGTGAGAAGGCGACCGCATTCACCCATCTGTCGTGGCCCGTGAGCCTGTGCAGTTCTTCCCCCGTCGCCACGTCCCAGATTCTTGCCGTGTTATCTTCGCCGCCCGACGCCAGCCGCCGGCCATCCGGCGACAGCGCTACCGACCAGACCTGATCGTCCTGGTACAACGTCATGCGCTCGTTGCTATTGTGATAGAGTCGCCAGAGGTAGAACCACTCGAAGCCGCGCAGGTCGTCTTCGCTCGGCTTCGGGCGATTGGCTTCGAGCAGTTCTTCGAGGCGTTCGAGGTTGGTGTTATCCCAAGCCTGCCCGGCCAGATTCATCTGCGCCGCGTAGAGCAGGCGGCGATAATCGAGCGCCCGCGTGCGCGCCAGCCGCGCCTGCCAAGTGGTGGTGATGATGCCGGCGATCAGCATCAGCACGAAGAGCGCGACGACGGCGACGCCGACTTTGTGCCGCCGCATGAACTTGTCTGCACGATAGGCCAGCGTCGCCCTCTGCGCCTGCACGGCTTTGCCTTCGAGGTGGCGGCGGATGTCCGCAGCGAACTGCTCGACCGACTGGTAGCGCGCCGCCGGCTCTTTGCGCAGCGCCTTAAGCGCGATGCTGTCGAGGTCGCCGCGCAGCCGCGCCCGCAGGCGGTCGGGCTTGCCTTCGCGCGTCTGGCTAATCGTCTCCGGCGTGCGTCGCGGGCGGGCGCGACCATCGCTGCCGGCTTCGTGTTCGACCTGATCGACGATGGCGCTCGGTCGCTCAGGCTCGCTGTCACAGATGACGCGCTCCAATTCCAAAGGCGAGCGGCTGCCGAGCTTGTAAGGCCGGTGGCCGGTCAGTAATTCATACAACACGACGCCGAGCGAGTAGACATCGCTCGCGGTCGTCACCGCGTCGCCGCGCACCTGTTCGGGGCTGGCGTATTCCGGCGTCATCGGCGGCAGGCCAGTCTGCGTCACCGCCAGGTCAACTTCATGCAGGTCGGCGCTGAGCAGCTTGGCGATGCCGAAGTCGAGCAGCTTCACCGTGCCCTCGTCTGTGACCATGATGTTCGAAGGCTTGAGGTCGCGGTGGATGACCAAGCTCTGGTGGGCGTACTGGACGACAGCGCAGGCCCGCAGGAAGAGCTTCAGGCGCTCGGTGATCGATAGCCGCTTGCGGTCGCAATAATCTGTGATTGGCGTGCCGGCGATGTACTCCATCACCACGTAGGGCATGCCCTGTTCGGTGGTGCCGCCATCGAGCAGCCGCGAAATATTCGGGTGATCGAGGTTGGCCAGTATCTGCCGCTCCTGGCGGAAACGCTGTAGCACTTCGCGGTGGTTGGCGCCCGGCCAGACGACTTTGATGGCGACCAGCTTGGCGAACTCCTGGTCGGCGCGCGCCGCCAGATAGACTACGCCCATGCCGCCGCGCCCGATCTCGCGCAGCACGCGGTATGGGCCGATCATCTGGCCGCGCGCCGGCTGGAGGCTGCCGAACATCGCGCCCGTCTGCGCCGGCAGCGATTCCATAAAACCGCCGGCGCGGTCGTGCGCCGCGAGCAAGGCTTCGACCTCGCGCTTCAGCAGCGGGTCGCCGGCGCAGACCTCGGCGAGGATGAAGGGACGCTCCTCCGGCGCGTGGTCAAGGAGGTCGTCGAGCAGTTCATCAATCCGTTTCCAGCGTTCCGGGGTCATCGGCTTTCGCCCTCACCGGCGGATTTGCGAAGTGAACGGTTAACCAAACGATAGAGTCACGAGACAGGTTAGTTGATGCCGAACCTTGAGATGGCCTGGTATCCTGGCCGCCACTGGTTTGTAGCGACGGCCACATTCTACATTAACTGGAAGAAATGCGGCATAACTTTTTCTGGTGGTCAGCGAGTGGCGATCATGACGACTGCGTGCGCCGCCATCGCTTCGCCGCGCCCGACAGCGTCAAGCCCTTCGTTGGTCTTCGCCTTGACGCTGACCGACTCAACAGCGATCTCTAAAACACTGGCCAACTGCTGACGCATGGCCGGAATGTAGGGCTTGAGCTTGGGCAGTTCGGTGATCACTGTGGCGTCAAGATTGACGACGCGGTAGCCCTTCTCGCCGATGAGCTTGACGGCGTGGCGCAGAAAATCGAGGCTCGACGCGCCGCGCCAGCGCGGGTCGTTGTCGGGGAAATGCGTGCCGATGTCGCCGAGCGCCGCCGCGCCCAGCAGCGCGTCGCAGACCGCGTGCGCCAGAACGTCCGAGTCCGAATGGCCGAGCAGCCCTTTGGTGTACGGCACGCGCACGCCTGCCAGCAGCAGCTTGCGGTCTGGTACGAGGCGATGAATGTCATAGCCGATGCCGACGCGATAGGCTTCGCTCATAAAACGACCTCAACCAAAAAACTCTTCCTGAATGGCTTCGGCCACGCGCAGGTCGAATGGCCGCGTGATCTTGATGTTGATC
This genomic interval carries:
- a CDS encoding protein kinase, with translation MTPERWKRIDELLDDLLDHAPEERPFILAEVCAGDPLLKREVEALLAAHDRAGGFMESLPAQTGAMFGSLQPARGQMIGPYRVLREIGRGGMGVVYLAARADQEFAKLVAIKVVWPGANHREVLQRFRQERQILANLDHPNISRLLDGGTTEQGMPYVVMEYIAGTPITDYCDRKRLSITERLKLFLRACAVVQYAHQSLVIHRDLKPSNIMVTDEGTVKLLDFGIAKLLSADLHEVDLAVTQTGLPPMTPEYASPEQVRGDAVTTASDVYSLGVVLYELLTGHRPYKLGSRSPLELERVICDSEPERPSAIVDQVEHEAGSDGRARPRRTPETISQTREGKPDRLRARLRGDLDSIALKALRKEPAARYQSVEQFAADIRRHLEGKAVQAQRATLAYRADKFMRRHKVGVAVVALFVLMLIAGIITTTWQARLARTRALDYRRLLYAAQMNLAGQAWDNTNLERLEELLEANRPKPSEDDLRGFEWFYLWRLYHNSNERMTLYQDDQVWSVALSPDGRRLASGGEDNTARIWDVATGEELHRLTGHDRWVNAVAFSPDGKRLATASGDNTAKLWDAETGAEIASLVGHTQRVNAVVFSLDGRRLFTASHDGTVKVWDTATGREIGSLTNSPAPILSLALSPDGKRLAVTSYTSVKLWDVANGNELVSFKGHTEQTNSAKFSPDGKWLATASSDKTARLWDATTGKALGVFKGHASWVDCVAFSPDGKTLATGGNDRTIKLWDVASGQELGSLRGHLRPVESLVFSADGLRLISASLDHTVKVWDISNLKEPFIIRLGERLGAYSQVGQVLVSNSNRELKVWDVATGQERRIPIEPPLGTAYLALAPDGQRLVLKDGTGPLIVIDPGSGAVLGSLNDRKRRVYTITFSPDGRLIATGFYDGIVTLWDATTYQAVASFSAQERRVRCLAFSPDGQRLAVGGDAHEIKIWDVASIKEIATLAGHSDVINSVAFSTDGRLLASGSADLTAKLWDVATGREVRTFKGHADEVRCIALSHDGTRLASASQDMTIRLWDVATGQELIALKGHTDFVQFVAFSPDDKVLTSGSRDQTIRFWRAATPEEVAAPDTP
- the ispF gene encoding 2-C-methyl-D-erythritol 2,4-cyclodiphosphate synthase, with translation MSEAYRVGIGYDIHRLVPDRKLLLAGVRVPYTKGLLGHSDSDVLAHAVCDALLGAAALGDIGTHFPDNDPRWRGASSLDFLRHAVKLIGEKGYRVVNLDATVITELPKLKPYIPAMRQQLASVLEIAVESVSVKAKTNEGLDAVGRGEAMAAHAVVMIATR